A single Sphingosinicella sp. BN140058 DNA region contains:
- a CDS encoding jacalin-like lectin encodes MALSPASNGLLPASPTGFLQGYNSITGAGLSTALIGTKSNVEASGFARCYVATSSRTLLETLEISEDSAAGFGSIAKGSHKLALAKTLNLTAHSVHVAVRAVRVLGGDAATGVELKDGVLPPDNEPDLREFVAVYGDRFVSEIKIGGEYFAVYSFQSEDRQTQMSVVGQLAAAGIVNGVSLSTEIEAKFSKSIREIDVARTFAQSVVGLREYTLPGDEKEIVDFARTFGEKDVNGPDVIALRFAGYEQVPGLTKAFAPVATNRDKLTGSLGEPGVVDMLLDARERLTEIQAVSRVYKMHRGTIPDALSECAKAAEKDVEELISLGRAYLSDPHEDLQIPERTSVGRSRPRLHYKVVNAPLFGSPGGAQFDDVESPRTFLLAGTRLAAIQFRGGGYVDRISVTYERADGSSYIREHGGEGGTLLPRYSIAEEQVVRSISGRSGDYVDSIEVRLSDETMISAGGPGGALAFDWTVPEDAVVLGFRGNAGEVVDRIGLVCVRLLDPTWAEE; translated from the coding sequence ATGGCCCTTTCGCCCGCCAGCAATGGTTTACTTCCAGCATCCCCGACCGGGTTCCTCCAGGGTTACAACAGTATAACTGGAGCGGGGCTGTCCACAGCCCTAATCGGGACGAAGTCGAACGTGGAAGCATCGGGTTTCGCTAGATGCTACGTGGCCACTTCGTCGCGTACCCTTTTGGAGACGCTCGAGATTTCGGAGGATTCAGCGGCCGGGTTCGGATCGATCGCGAAAGGGTCACATAAACTTGCCTTAGCGAAAACTCTCAACCTGACCGCGCACAGCGTCCATGTGGCAGTTCGAGCGGTGAGGGTTCTAGGCGGGGACGCTGCAACTGGGGTCGAGCTGAAGGATGGCGTCTTGCCCCCCGACAACGAACCAGACCTGCGGGAGTTTGTCGCCGTCTATGGTGACCGGTTCGTTTCCGAGATCAAGATCGGGGGCGAGTATTTTGCAGTTTACTCGTTCCAGTCGGAAGATCGGCAGACGCAAATGAGCGTGGTCGGGCAGCTTGCCGCTGCAGGCATCGTGAATGGCGTGAGCCTATCGACCGAGATTGAGGCGAAGTTCTCGAAGAGCATTCGAGAGATTGATGTTGCCCGCACGTTTGCGCAGAGCGTCGTCGGCTTGAGAGAGTACACGCTCCCGGGAGATGAGAAAGAGATTGTCGACTTCGCACGTACCTTTGGTGAGAAGGACGTGAACGGGCCAGATGTGATCGCGTTGCGTTTTGCAGGATATGAGCAGGTGCCGGGGCTTACGAAGGCGTTCGCCCCCGTGGCGACGAACCGTGATAAGCTGACCGGGAGTTTGGGCGAGCCCGGAGTGGTTGATATGCTACTCGATGCACGCGAAAGGCTCACAGAAATCCAAGCCGTCAGCAGAGTTTACAAGATGCATCGCGGCACCATTCCCGACGCGCTCAGCGAGTGCGCAAAGGCAGCTGAAAAGGATGTAGAGGAACTCATCTCGCTCGGGAGGGCGTACCTGAGCGATCCCCATGAGGACCTACAAATCCCGGAGCGCACCAGCGTCGGGAGGAGCCGCCCGCGTTTGCATTACAAGGTTGTGAACGCTCCGCTTTTCGGGTCCCCGGGCGGTGCTCAGTTCGACGACGTAGAATCACCTCGGACGTTCTTGCTCGCTGGCACGCGGTTGGCGGCGATTCAGTTTCGCGGCGGGGGCTACGTCGACCGGATCTCGGTGACTTATGAGAGAGCTGATGGCTCTTCTTATATCCGAGAGCACGGAGGCGAGGGCGGAACGCTGCTGCCCCGCTACTCGATCGCCGAGGAGCAAGTGGTGCGCTCGATATCCGGTCGGTCCGGCGATTACGTCGACAGCATCGAAGTACGCTTGTCGGACGAAACAATGATCTCGGCTGGAGGCCCGGGCGGAGCTTTGGCGTTCGACTGGACCGTTCCAGAAGATGCCGTTGTGCTCGGCTTTCGGGGCAACGCCGGCGAGGTCGTCGATAGGATCGGGCTTGTTTGCGTGAGGCTGCTCGATCCGACTTGGGCCGAGGAGTAA
- a CDS encoding replication initiator protein A translates to MPLGKTEGFDAQVDLFLPPMTSLPIRDQREMMERPFFAITKSKRTKPIIYRSPCGRIQVHVSGNSEYGIATIYDLDILIYCASLLIEQKRAGVKEIPQTLSIIPYDLLKTIRRHPSGRAYELLGQALDRLQSTTVKTNIRAVDEVERTFSWIDSYTQLRDSKTGQIKGMRITLSKWFYEGVLMEGGVLAIDPSYFDLEGPTERWLYRVARKHAGGWGSKGFSINLPTLFEKSGSDAIYRKWKAKLKALVQDPSFALPGYSVHWLERSNQEPQLHLVRDSEERLLDGDIAAPVPQVDAVPSFPSGSIRFSPFSAIAQANLPHPQPDHGGVANAFRAWCQRKGIPLQSHSICETFAGFCRTQHPAD, encoded by the coding sequence ATGCCACTCGGCAAGACAGAGGGCTTCGACGCACAGGTCGACCTCTTTCTCCCCCCGATGACGAGCCTTCCGATCCGCGATCAGCGCGAGATGATGGAACGGCCCTTTTTCGCGATCACCAAAAGTAAGCGGACCAAGCCGATCATCTATCGGAGCCCTTGCGGCCGCATCCAAGTCCACGTTTCAGGGAACTCCGAGTACGGGATCGCCACGATCTACGACCTCGACATTCTAATCTACTGCGCTTCCCTACTGATCGAGCAGAAGCGCGCTGGGGTGAAGGAGATCCCACAAACGCTCTCAATCATCCCGTACGACCTCCTGAAGACGATCCGCCGGCACCCTTCGGGTCGAGCATACGAGCTGCTGGGTCAGGCGCTTGACCGCCTTCAGTCCACCACCGTCAAAACAAACATCCGCGCCGTCGATGAGGTCGAGCGGACCTTCTCTTGGATCGACAGTTACACGCAGCTTCGTGACTCGAAGACGGGCCAGATCAAAGGTATGAGGATCACCCTGTCGAAGTGGTTCTACGAGGGCGTCCTCATGGAGGGTGGCGTGCTCGCTATCGACCCTTCGTACTTCGATCTCGAGGGACCCACCGAGCGCTGGCTCTATCGGGTTGCGCGTAAGCACGCAGGCGGCTGGGGCAGCAAGGGCTTCAGCATCAACCTCCCTACTCTCTTCGAGAAGTCTGGGTCGGACGCCATATACCGCAAGTGGAAGGCGAAGCTTAAAGCTCTCGTCCAAGACCCCTCATTCGCCCTGCCGGGCTATTCCGTACATTGGCTCGAGCGGTCCAACCAAGAACCTCAGCTGCACCTCGTCAGAGACTCCGAGGAGCGCCTCCTCGACGGCGACATCGCCGCGCCCGTCCCCCAGGTCGATGCGGTCCCCTCCTTCCCCTCCGGCTCGATCCGGTTCTCGCCTTTCTCCGCGATCGCCCAGGCGAACCTCCCACATCCGCAGCCAGATCACGGCGGCGTTGCGAATGCATTCCGGGCCTGGTGCCAACGAAAGGGGATCCCTCTTCAGTCTCACAGCATCTGTGAAACCTTCGCTGGCTTCTGCCGCACCCAGCACCCGGCTGACTAG
- a CDS encoding recombinase family protein: protein MASLIGYARVSTEEQDTEAQRRALRSFGCIAIFQDKASGSARDRPELARCLGFLRPGDTLVIARLDRLARSLSHLLEIVEELEGRGVFFKSLADPFDTTSAQGKLMMQMLGAFAEFERTLIRERTKAGLEVARSKGKRAGNPRLRARDPIAIGMLKASLHDTYLQRARASSVHWKDAVETLRPRLPWQAVTARINLTRGDRPEIKPDTLRRHVQKLVEAGDLPPHVLGAARPPKKGSLAETASQLRDANPGISLRALGELLEADGHHPPRAARWSAETVRSLLSRARK, encoded by the coding sequence ATGGCTAGCCTGATCGGCTACGCCCGCGTCTCCACCGAGGAGCAAGACACCGAGGCGCAACGCCGCGCCCTTCGGTCATTCGGGTGCATAGCAATCTTCCAAGACAAAGCCTCAGGCAGCGCGCGAGACCGCCCCGAGCTCGCCCGCTGCCTCGGGTTTCTGCGTCCCGGCGACACTCTCGTCATAGCCCGTCTCGACAGACTAGCGCGATCGCTCTCTCATCTGCTGGAGATCGTAGAGGAACTCGAGGGGAGGGGGGTCTTTTTCAAATCGCTCGCGGATCCTTTCGACACGACCAGCGCCCAAGGCAAGCTGATGATGCAGATGCTGGGAGCGTTCGCCGAGTTCGAGCGTACCCTTATCCGAGAGCGCACCAAGGCGGGCCTCGAGGTCGCGAGGTCGAAAGGGAAGCGCGCCGGTAATCCCAGGCTCCGTGCACGTGACCCAATCGCGATCGGCATGTTGAAGGCGTCGCTTCACGACACCTACCTCCAACGTGCCCGCGCCTCGTCTGTTCATTGGAAAGACGCGGTCGAAACGCTACGACCGCGCCTGCCGTGGCAAGCCGTCACGGCTCGCATCAACCTTACCCGCGGAGATCGTCCGGAGATCAAACCAGACACACTGCGCCGGCACGTCCAGAAGCTCGTGGAAGCGGGAGATCTTCCTCCGCACGTCCTCGGCGCTGCCAGACCTCCGAAGAAGGGTTCCCTCGCGGAGACGGCATCCCAGCTCCGCGATGCTAACCCTGGGATCTCACTTCGGGCACTCGGCGAACTCTTGGAAGCGGACGGCCACCATCCGCCACGTGCCGCGCGTTGGTCCGCTGAAACCGTGCGCAGCCTTCTTTCTCGGGCGCGCAAATAA
- the ssb gene encoding single-stranded DNA-binding protein has protein sequence MHLNQVELLGNLGSDPEIRSLNNGKEVANLRLATTQRWNNEGGDLQERTQWHTVTVFSEPLVKLLKSYARKGNRILVKGQLEYREWTDKDQQKRISAEVVLRGYDAKVILLDRNETAGDGASPAQQRQGAAQANGHSNSQANGYARSPLPPMSNDIDEGPFGDVPF, from the coding sequence ATGCATCTCAATCAGGTCGAGCTGCTCGGCAATCTCGGCTCGGATCCGGAAATCCGCTCGCTGAACAACGGCAAGGAAGTTGCCAACCTCCGGCTCGCCACCACCCAGCGCTGGAATAACGAAGGCGGCGACCTCCAGGAGAGGACTCAGTGGCACACCGTCACCGTGTTCAGTGAGCCCCTCGTCAAGCTTCTCAAGAGCTACGCACGAAAGGGCAATCGCATCCTCGTCAAAGGCCAGCTCGAATATCGTGAGTGGACCGACAAAGACCAGCAGAAGCGCATCAGCGCTGAGGTCGTCCTTCGCGGCTACGATGCCAAGGTGATCCTCCTCGATCGAAACGAGACTGCCGGCGATGGCGCAAGTCCGGCGCAGCAGCGCCAGGGCGCCGCTCAGGCCAACGGCCACAGCAACAGCCAGGCAAACGGCTACGCCCGTTCGCCACTGCCTCCCATGTCTAACGACATCGACGAAGGCCCCTTCGGCGACGTGCCGTTCTAG
- a CDS encoding DNA/RNA non-specific endonuclease has translation MLSARKVPAASTDGQGTGSICSPDEIMRLPRTFIPALIGLAIAACSPPVATVREPATATQERSAAECRGLYLGGSEPSLPPSQAADADRLCFETFAVLHSPRTRTALWSAEFLSEGIVRQARRLERTSDFYSEPGLAAPARANLEDYRRSGFDRGHLAPSGDMPTVSAQQESFSLANIVPQNGTLNRGDWADLESDVRDTAQRYGVAYVVTGPMFIGDEIDTLRGRVAVPTVLWKAVHVPGHGAVVTVATNEPQSRFEVMTVGAFTARYGIDPFPALAAADRGILLKLL, from the coding sequence ATGCTTTCTGCCAGAAAAGTTCCTGCAGCATCGACCGACGGCCAAGGCACCGGGTCGATCTGCTCACCGGATGAGATCATGCGTCTTCCTCGCACGTTCATTCCCGCACTCATCGGCCTCGCGATCGCCGCCTGCTCGCCGCCCGTGGCAACGGTGCGCGAGCCGGCTACCGCAACCCAGGAGCGCTCCGCAGCAGAATGCCGCGGTCTCTATCTTGGCGGCAGCGAGCCAAGCCTTCCTCCATCTCAGGCAGCCGATGCAGATCGCCTGTGCTTCGAGACCTTTGCGGTACTCCACTCTCCGCGGACCCGGACAGCGCTCTGGTCTGCAGAATTCCTCTCCGAAGGGATTGTGCGCCAAGCCCGCCGTCTCGAGCGCACAAGCGACTTCTACTCCGAGCCCGGCCTAGCAGCTCCCGCACGCGCCAACCTTGAAGACTATCGCCGCTCCGGCTTCGATCGTGGGCATCTCGCTCCCTCTGGCGATATGCCGACTGTCAGTGCTCAACAAGAATCCTTTAGCCTGGCGAACATCGTTCCTCAGAACGGCACACTCAACCGTGGGGACTGGGCCGATCTCGAGAGCGATGTCAGGGACACAGCCCAGCGCTATGGCGTCGCCTACGTGGTCACTGGGCCAATGTTCATAGGCGACGAGATCGACACGCTCCGAGGCCGGGTCGCCGTCCCAACTGTCCTATGGAAAGCAGTGCACGTCCCCGGTCATGGAGCAGTCGTCACCGTGGCGACAAACGAGCCACAGAGCCGGTTTGAAGTTATGACGGTCGGCGCCTTCACAGCGCGCTACGGCATCGATCCCTTCCCCGCTCTCGCCGCAGCCGATCGCGGCATCTTGCTCAAGCTGCTCTAA
- a CDS encoding MT-A70 family methyltransferase, translating into MLTERGLQAPARWSLAHPFANIRSLRGPVPLDLVGGPRERYDLIYADPPWEFENYSEAGEDRNAKSWYDCMSLEELKALPIGDLAADNCMFACWATCPMLPEALELIQHNGFRYVTIGHVWVKLNKRVGLRRIVNLLVDVFMSTGYWTRQNAEFIILASRGSPVRDSRSIRQVVFEPRGKHSEKPLVFRQHLERLVVADRRIELFCRHDATDTWDAWGNQVGAHAAGTIKKRRPAPAVFPLFDLAA; encoded by the coding sequence ATGCTGACGGAAAGGGGGCTTCAAGCGCCGGCGAGGTGGTCACTCGCCCACCCCTTCGCCAATATCCGCTCGCTCCGCGGTCCAGTGCCGCTTGACCTCGTCGGCGGCCCGCGTGAGCGCTATGATCTAATCTACGCCGATCCCCCGTGGGAGTTCGAAAACTACAGCGAGGCCGGGGAAGATCGAAATGCAAAGAGCTGGTACGACTGCATGTCGCTCGAAGAGCTAAAGGCTCTCCCGATCGGCGACCTAGCCGCAGACAATTGCATGTTCGCCTGCTGGGCCACCTGTCCGATGTTGCCGGAAGCATTGGAGTTAATTCAGCACAATGGATTTCGCTACGTTACCATCGGGCACGTTTGGGTGAAATTGAATAAAAGAGTAGGTCTGCGCCGTATCGTGAACCTTCTTGTCGACGTGTTCATGAGCACCGGGTATTGGACTCGGCAGAATGCCGAATTCATTATCCTTGCGTCCCGTGGCTCACCCGTACGTGACTCCCGGTCTATCCGGCAGGTTGTTTTTGAGCCTCGCGGAAAGCATTCCGAGAAGCCTCTCGTGTTTCGTCAGCACCTTGAGAGGCTCGTCGTCGCCGACCGTCGCATCGAGCTCTTTTGCCGTCATGATGCGACTGATACGTGGGACGCCTGGGGCAACCAGGTCGGAGCACACGCTGCCGGCACAATCAAGAAACGCCGCCCGGCTCCGGCCGTTTTCCCCCTCTTCGATCTAGCCGCGTAG
- a CDS encoding AAA family ATPase yields MLLAEHLLDQMITASKEARSIIRQAAIDPSDKKTLSIEMGATVAADLLGRTPEALAKAEARGRLPTPKIGGNGRRYYTVEDLAVIREKLGIHVGKQPDEEAVVIAVQNFKGGVSKSTTTKHLADYLALRGYRVLVVDCDPQASTSTMFDVDLEALLDDVDTLSNYLSPRVAEAESFKRTIRPTFWPNIDISPANLGLQDAEWELTASIEAGPQAIAGAFRKLRIGLDEVKHDYDVILLDPPPAMGFLGVNTLVAAHGLLVPVPARQLDYLSTIHFMETVKEAMRLVAKFDETIDYAFVRVVCTMLNPSRPNERRIHRIMEKTYAGRLLANPILHSEEIKNAGVAMSSIYEMNKAYGSHQTYLRCRDNLNAVFREVEEEIRRQWNSRSEELGGLRLTEAA; encoded by the coding sequence ATGCTACTCGCCGAGCACCTTTTGGATCAGATGATCACCGCCTCCAAAGAAGCGCGCAGCATCATCCGTCAGGCCGCCATCGATCCATCTGATAAGAAGACGCTTTCCATCGAGATGGGAGCAACCGTAGCCGCAGATCTCCTCGGCCGCACTCCCGAAGCTCTGGCAAAAGCAGAAGCCCGCGGGCGTCTTCCCACCCCAAAGATCGGTGGCAACGGCCGCCGCTACTACACCGTGGAAGATCTCGCCGTGATTCGCGAGAAGCTCGGCATCCACGTCGGCAAACAGCCTGACGAGGAAGCGGTCGTGATCGCCGTCCAGAATTTCAAAGGTGGTGTCAGCAAATCGACTACCACCAAGCACCTCGCCGACTATCTCGCCCTTCGCGGCTACCGGGTCCTCGTCGTGGACTGCGATCCGCAGGCCTCCACCAGCACAATGTTCGACGTGGATCTTGAAGCGCTGCTCGACGACGTCGACACGCTCTCGAATTACCTGTCTCCCCGCGTCGCGGAAGCGGAAAGCTTCAAACGAACCATCCGCCCGACGTTCTGGCCGAATATCGACATCAGTCCCGCCAACCTCGGGCTCCAGGACGCGGAATGGGAACTCACCGCTTCGATCGAGGCGGGCCCTCAAGCTATCGCCGGCGCGTTCCGAAAGCTCCGCATTGGCTTAGACGAGGTGAAGCATGACTACGACGTCATCCTTCTCGATCCGCCGCCCGCGATGGGCTTTCTGGGCGTCAACACGCTCGTAGCCGCGCACGGGCTCCTCGTGCCAGTTCCGGCTCGCCAGCTCGACTATCTCTCGACGATCCATTTCATGGAGACCGTCAAAGAGGCCATGCGGCTGGTGGCCAAATTCGACGAGACGATCGACTATGCCTTCGTGCGCGTGGTCTGCACCATGTTGAACCCGAGCCGCCCGAATGAGCGCCGGATTCACCGCATCATGGAGAAGACCTACGCCGGCCGTCTCCTCGCCAATCCGATCCTGCACTCCGAGGAGATCAAGAACGCTGGTGTGGCGATGTCCTCGATCTACGAGATGAACAAGGCTTACGGCTCCCATCAGACCTACTTGCGTTGCCGCGACAATCTCAATGCTGTCTTCAGGGAAGTCGAGGAAGAGATCCGACGTCAGTGGAATTCCCGCTCTGAAGAGCTTGGCGGCTTGCGCCTGACGGAGGCCGCATGA
- a CDS encoding helix-turn-helix transcriptional regulator: MTVDPDSIRSRGRPRGPAKPFVPIPLRGLRALRIEASLTLENVGALLDVNRAHYRKFETGAVRLDINRAKILADYFGVPIEGLL, encoded by the coding sequence ATGACCGTTGACCCCGATAGCATTCGAAGCCGCGGCCGCCCGCGCGGTCCCGCCAAGCCTTTCGTGCCGATCCCGCTGCGCGGCCTTCGAGCGCTGCGGATTGAAGCCAGCCTCACGCTAGAGAACGTGGGCGCTCTCCTCGACGTGAACCGCGCACATTACCGCAAGTTTGAAACCGGCGCGGTGCGGCTCGACATCAACCGTGCCAAGATCCTTGCCGACTATTTCGGCGTGCCGATCGAGGGACTTCTTTAA
- a CDS encoding replicative DNA helicase: MAENRIRLVPTRDEQQALPHNVEAEAALLGALMIDNRIAEDVQMKLRPEHFYEPLHARIYEQILKLIDRNMIASPVTLRPLFGGDLEMRELGGPSYLAQLTGSGAAVIGARDFAAQIYELSLLRALVTVGREMVDSALDTSEDVDPKSQIEAAESALYRVAEEGGAETQVKSFAEATRAAVQLAEKALNTGGGLSGVTTGLESFNSRTGGMHHSDLLILAGRPGMGKTSLATNIAFNAAQRYVRDMADGIDPKKSAGAPVAFFSLEMSADQLATRILAEQSGISGENLRMGKISQQEFRSLARAAAELESLPLYIDDTPGLTIAALRTRARRLKRQRDIGFIVVDYLQLLQGSGKSSGDNRVQEISEISRGLKTLAKELNVPVMALSQLSRQVESRENKRPQLSDLRESGSIEQDADIVLFVYREEYYVNFAKPKEASAAAGDDAHAVAAFEEWQRAMADVHGRAEVIIAKQRHGATGTVTLKFEAKVTRFSDLVDERSLAEERG; the protein is encoded by the coding sequence ATGGCTGAGAATCGCATCCGGCTCGTGCCTACCCGGGACGAGCAACAAGCGTTGCCACACAACGTGGAAGCGGAAGCGGCGCTGCTCGGCGCTCTCATGATCGACAACCGGATCGCCGAGGACGTGCAGATGAAGCTGCGTCCGGAGCACTTCTATGAGCCGCTTCATGCCCGCATCTACGAGCAGATCCTGAAGCTCATCGATCGGAACATGATCGCGTCGCCGGTCACCCTCCGGCCGCTCTTCGGGGGAGACCTCGAGATGCGCGAACTGGGAGGGCCATCCTACCTGGCTCAGCTTACCGGGAGCGGCGCTGCTGTCATCGGTGCACGCGACTTCGCCGCTCAAATCTACGAGCTCTCGCTCCTGCGTGCCCTCGTCACTGTAGGCCGGGAGATGGTCGACAGTGCCCTCGACACCAGTGAAGATGTCGATCCCAAGAGCCAGATTGAAGCCGCGGAGTCCGCACTCTATCGGGTCGCGGAAGAGGGCGGCGCCGAGACCCAGGTCAAAAGCTTCGCCGAAGCCACTCGAGCTGCAGTCCAGCTTGCAGAAAAGGCGCTCAACACCGGCGGCGGGCTCTCGGGAGTAACTACCGGCCTCGAGAGCTTCAATTCGCGCACAGGCGGCATGCACCACAGCGATCTGCTGATCCTCGCCGGCCGTCCCGGCATGGGCAAGACCTCGCTCGCAACGAACATCGCCTTCAACGCCGCTCAACGATACGTGCGCGATATGGCGGACGGAATCGACCCGAAGAAGTCCGCTGGCGCGCCTGTTGCATTCTTCAGCCTAGAGATGTCCGCGGACCAGCTCGCGACCCGCATCCTGGCGGAGCAATCCGGGATCAGCGGCGAGAATCTTCGCATGGGGAAGATCAGCCAGCAGGAGTTCCGGAGCCTGGCACGCGCAGCCGCGGAACTTGAAAGCCTCCCGCTCTACATCGACGACACTCCAGGCCTCACGATCGCAGCCCTTCGCACCCGCGCACGCCGCCTGAAGAGGCAGCGTGACATCGGCTTTATCGTGGTCGACTATCTGCAGCTCCTTCAGGGCAGCGGAAAGTCCAGCGGCGACAATCGGGTCCAGGAGATATCCGAGATCTCTCGCGGGCTGAAAACGCTCGCGAAGGAGCTCAACGTCCCAGTCATGGCGCTCTCCCAGCTCAGCCGACAGGTGGAGAGCCGCGAGAACAAACGTCCCCAGCTGTCCGACCTCCGCGAGTCTGGCTCAATCGAGCAAGACGCTGACATCGTGCTGTTCGTCTATCGCGAGGAGTATTACGTGAACTTCGCTAAGCCGAAGGAAGCTTCCGCTGCCGCCGGCGACGACGCGCACGCGGTTGCTGCGTTCGAAGAATGGCAGCGGGCGATGGCCGACGTCCACGGACGCGCAGAGGTGATCATTGCGAAACAGCGCCACGGTGCCACCGGCACGGTCACTTTGAAGTTTGAAGCCAAGGTCACGCGCTTCTCCGACCTGGTCGACGAACGAAGCCTAGCGGAGGAGAGGGGATGA
- a CDS encoding Rap1a/Tai family immunity protein, translating to MSAANPAPTVSTPVGAEMADKPTTEVRDACFDGMNGDAAARRACVKAILVHAEATRVDQLDPEFKSSCLVIPRVSYGDLVWKYVEWLGEHPDAEQKPASTTINAAMLDKLPCGWTYR from the coding sequence GTGAGCGCCGCCAACCCGGCGCCGACCGTCTCCACACCGGTCGGCGCCGAAATGGCAGACAAACCCACCACGGAGGTCCGCGACGCGTGCTTCGACGGCATGAACGGCGACGCAGCCGCCCGCCGCGCCTGCGTGAAGGCCATTCTCGTCCATGCCGAAGCAACTCGCGTCGACCAGCTCGACCCCGAGTTCAAGAGCAGCTGCCTCGTCATACCGCGCGTATCCTACGGCGACCTCGTCTGGAAGTACGTGGAATGGCTGGGCGAGCACCCCGATGCGGAGCAGAAGCCGGCCTCCACCACTATCAACGCAGCGATGCTCGACAAACTCCCCTGCGGTTGGACCTACCGGTAA
- a CDS encoding ParB/RepB/Spo0J family partition protein, translating to MSVRRRSLLDDAIDQIGSTHPAPTDSPPRAAAPKEGTDFLTRRGAAFDEIVRTVKTPTIKLKPDECSIWPGNARDYEALTYDRCETLVESIIKEGRNREPAVVRRTPGAEKPYELIVGTRRHWSIAWCHANHHSEIDLVVRIEQLDDEAAFRLADIENREREDVSDLERARNYKNAIETFYGGVRQKMADRLAIPKQRLHELLQLAEIPDVIVGAYASPMHIKVHHAGKLLPLLRAHTTQLLLEHEAGRLTEEQAARRDASQPPIEAPQVLARLIAATVPKRGRPAKRPPLATTSGVAVGTLVSNHPTKGLVLKVMPGEPLSVDEILEALRPAIADAKFKKRSA from the coding sequence ATGAGCGTCCGTCGCCGCAGTCTGCTGGACGACGCGATCGACCAAATCGGCTCGACCCACCCAGCCCCAACCGACTCCCCACCGCGCGCCGCGGCGCCGAAGGAAGGCACCGACTTTCTCACTCGGCGCGGCGCCGCTTTCGACGAGATCGTGCGGACGGTCAAAACGCCTACGATCAAGCTCAAGCCGGACGAATGTTCGATCTGGCCTGGCAACGCTCGGGACTACGAGGCTCTCACCTACGACCGGTGCGAGACGCTTGTCGAATCCATCATCAAAGAAGGCCGAAACCGCGAGCCGGCAGTCGTCCGCCGGACGCCCGGTGCGGAGAAGCCGTACGAGCTCATCGTCGGCACCCGTCGCCACTGGTCGATCGCATGGTGTCACGCGAACCATCATTCTGAGATCGACCTCGTCGTTCGGATCGAGCAGCTCGACGACGAAGCGGCCTTCCGTCTCGCAGACATCGAGAACCGCGAGCGCGAAGACGTCTCTGACCTCGAGCGTGCTCGCAATTACAAGAATGCGATCGAGACCTTCTACGGAGGCGTGCGACAGAAGATGGCCGACCGCCTCGCCATTCCCAAGCAACGCCTTCATGAACTGCTCCAACTTGCGGAAATCCCCGACGTCATCGTCGGGGCCTACGCCAGCCCCATGCACATCAAAGTTCATCACGCAGGGAAGCTCCTGCCCCTCCTCCGCGCTCACACGACACAGCTGTTGCTAGAGCATGAAGCAGGGCGCCTGACGGAAGAGCAAGCTGCACGCAGGGACGCCAGCCAGCCGCCAATCGAGGCGCCGCAGGTGTTGGCAAGGCTCATCGCTGCTACTGTTCCAAAACGCGGGCGCCCGGCCAAGCGCCCTCCCCTCGCAACGACATCAGGCGTCGCTGTTGGGACACTCGTCAGCAATCATCCGACCAAAGGTTTGGTGCTCAAGGTCATGCCTGGCGAGCCCCTCTCAGTCGACGAGATCCTCGAAGCCCTCAGGCCAGCCATCGCCGACGCCAAGTTCAAGAAGCGGTCTGCGTGA